From Orcinus orca chromosome 3, mOrcOrc1.1, whole genome shotgun sequence, a single genomic window includes:
- the PGBD2 gene encoding piggyBac transposable element-derived protein 2 isoform X3 yields the protein MASSSSLTTGRRTSSKLKSMKLLEVLNALEEEESGQSREEIFIAPPNNASGDFTDEDSGDEDGRRGTHLPGNVLHAFVVPEDSGTGEDDDDLQLQPAMKKQKAGVEPQHVWTKRDICPDFTSWTASDPHMEDLKSEELSPVGLFELFFDEGTINFIVNETNRYAWQKNVNLGLTAQELKCVLGILILSGYISYPRRRMFWETSPDSHHHLVADAIRRDRFELIFSYLHFADNNELDESDRFAKVRPLIVRMNYNFQKHAPLEEFYSFGESMCEYFGHRGSKRLPAGKPVRLGYKIWCGTTSRGYLVWFEPSQGTLFTKPDRGLDLGGSMVVKFVDALQTRGCLPYHIFFDKVFTSVKLMSILRKKGVKATGTVREYRTERCPLKDPKELKRMKRGSFDYKVDESEEIIVCRWHDSSVVNICSNAVGIEPAGLTSHHSGAAKTQAQVHQPSLLRLYQEKVGGVGRMDQNIAKYKVKIRGMKWYSSFIGYVIDAALNNAWQLHRICCHDAQVDLLAFRRYVACVYLESNADTSSQGRRSRRLETESRFDMIGHWIIHQDKRTRCALCHSQTNTRCEKCQKGVHAKCFRAYHIR from the exons ATGGCTTCATCATCAAG CCTCACTACCGGGAGAAGAACCAGCTCAAAGCTGAAGTCCATGAAGTTGCTTGAGGTTCTGAATGCTCTGGAGGAGGAGGAGTCTGGCCAGAGTAGGGAGGAGATCTTCATTGCACCGCCCAACAATGCTTCAGGGGACTTCACTGATGAGGACTCGGGTGATGAAGATGGCCGGCGAGGAACCCACCTGCCTGGCAATGTGCTGCATGCCTTTGTTGTGCCTGAGGACTCTGGCACTGGGGAGGATGATGATGACCTGCAGCTGCAGCCAGCCATGAAGAAGCAAAAGGCAGGAGTGGAACCTCAACATGTTTGGACCAAAAGAGATATCTGCCCGGACTTCACCAGTTGGACAGCATCGGATCCTCATATGGAGGATCTCAAAAGCGAGGAACTGAGTCCTGTAGGCCTCTTTGAATTGTTTTTTGATGAAGGAACAATTAATTTTATTGTTAATGAAACCAATCGTTATGCTTGGCAGAAGAATGTCAACCTGGGTCTCACAGCTCAGGAATTGAAGTGTGTTTTGGGCATTTTGATTTTAAGTGGGTACATCTCCTATCCAAGGAGAAGGATGTTTTGGGAAACATCCCCTGATTCACATCATCATCTTGTGGCTGATGCAATTAGAAGGGACAGATTTGAACTGATCTTCTCATACCTGCATTTTGCAGATAACAATGAGCTTGATGAAAGTGATAGGTTTGCCAAGGTGAGGCCTCTCATTGTCCGCATGAACTACAATTTCCAGAAGCATGCACCCTTGGAAGAGTTCTACAGCTTTGGCGAGTCTATGTGTGAGTACTTTGGACACCGGGGGTCCAAGCGTCTGCCTGCGGGGAAACCTGTGCGGCTGGGCTACAAGATCTGGTGTGGGACCACCAGCAGGGGCTATTTGGTGTGGTTCGAGCCCTCACAGGGCACACTGTTCACTAAGCCAGACAGGGGCCTGGACCTAGGAGGCAGTATGGTGGTGAAATTTGTGGATGCACTTCAGACACGTGGGTGTCTGCCATACCACATATTTTTTGACAAGGTTTTTACAAGTGTCAAATTGATGTCCATTTTAAGGAAGAAAGGAGTGAAGGCCACAGGAACTGTTCGTGAGTACAGAACTGAACGATGTCCCCTTAAAGATCCCAAAGAACTGAAGAGAATGAAGAGGGGTTCGTTTGATTACAAAGTTGATGAGAGTGAGGAGATCATCGTGTGCCGCTGGCATGATAGCAGTGTGGTCAACATCTGCTCCAACGCTGTGGGCATAGAGCCAGCAGGGCTGACCAGCCATCACTCGGGAGCAGCCAAGACGCAGGCCCAGGTTCATCAGCCATCCCTGCTGAGGCTGTACCAGGAGAAGGTCGGGGGTGTCGGCCGCATGGACCAGAACATCGCCAAGTACAAGGTGAAGATCCGGGGTATGAAGTGGTACTCGAGTTTCATTGGCTATGTTATTGACGCTGCTCTTAACAATGCATGGCAGCTGCACAGGATATGCTGCCATGATGCCCAGGTGGACCTTCTGGCCTTCCGGAGATATGTGGCCTGCGTGTACCTAGAGAGCAACGCGGATACATCATCCCAAGGGAGGCGAAGCAGGCGGCTGGAAACCGAGAGCCGCTTTGACATGATTGGGCACTGGATCATCCACCAGGACAAGAGGACCCGGTGTGCCCTGTGCCACTCACAGACCAACACCCGCTGTGAGAAGTGCCAGAAGGGCGTCCATGCCAAGTGCTTCAGGGCGTACCACATCCGGTAA
- the PGBD2 gene encoding piggyBac transposable element-derived protein 2 isoform X2 produces MASSSSSLTTGRRTSSKLKSMKLLEVLNALEEEESGQSREEIFIAPPNNASGDFTDEDSGDEDGRRGTHLPGNVLHAFVVPEDSGTGEDDDDLQLQPAMKKQKAGVEPQHVWTKRDICPDFTSWTASDPHMEDLKSEELSPVGLFELFFDEGTINFIVNETNRYAWQKNVNLGLTAQELKCVLGILILSGYISYPRRRMFWETSPDSHHHLVADAIRRDRFELIFSYLHFADNNELDESDRFAKVRPLIVRMNYNFQKHAPLEEFYSFGESMCEYFGHRGSKRLPAGKPVRLGYKIWCGTTSRGYLVWFEPSQGTLFTKPDRGLDLGGSMVVKFVDALQTRGCLPYHIFFDKVFTSVKLMSILRKKGVKATGTVREYRTERCPLKDPKELKRMKRGSFDYKVDESEEIIVCRWHDSSVVNICSNAVGIEPAGLTSHHSGAAKTQAQVHQPSLLRLYQEKVGGVGRMDQNIAKYKVKIRGMKWYSSFIGYVIDAALNNAWQLHRICCHDAQVDLLAFRRYVACVYLESNADTSSQGRRSRRLETESRFDMIGHWIIHQDKRTRCALCHSQTNTRCEKCQKGVHAKCFRAYHIR; encoded by the exons ATGGCTTCATCATCAAG CAGCCTCACTACCGGGAGAAGAACCAGCTCAAAGCTGAAGTCCATGAAGTTGCTTGAGGTTCTGAATGCTCTGGAGGAGGAGGAGTCTGGCCAGAGTAGGGAGGAGATCTTCATTGCACCGCCCAACAATGCTTCAGGGGACTTCACTGATGAGGACTCGGGTGATGAAGATGGCCGGCGAGGAACCCACCTGCCTGGCAATGTGCTGCATGCCTTTGTTGTGCCTGAGGACTCTGGCACTGGGGAGGATGATGATGACCTGCAGCTGCAGCCAGCCATGAAGAAGCAAAAGGCAGGAGTGGAACCTCAACATGTTTGGACCAAAAGAGATATCTGCCCGGACTTCACCAGTTGGACAGCATCGGATCCTCATATGGAGGATCTCAAAAGCGAGGAACTGAGTCCTGTAGGCCTCTTTGAATTGTTTTTTGATGAAGGAACAATTAATTTTATTGTTAATGAAACCAATCGTTATGCTTGGCAGAAGAATGTCAACCTGGGTCTCACAGCTCAGGAATTGAAGTGTGTTTTGGGCATTTTGATTTTAAGTGGGTACATCTCCTATCCAAGGAGAAGGATGTTTTGGGAAACATCCCCTGATTCACATCATCATCTTGTGGCTGATGCAATTAGAAGGGACAGATTTGAACTGATCTTCTCATACCTGCATTTTGCAGATAACAATGAGCTTGATGAAAGTGATAGGTTTGCCAAGGTGAGGCCTCTCATTGTCCGCATGAACTACAATTTCCAGAAGCATGCACCCTTGGAAGAGTTCTACAGCTTTGGCGAGTCTATGTGTGAGTACTTTGGACACCGGGGGTCCAAGCGTCTGCCTGCGGGGAAACCTGTGCGGCTGGGCTACAAGATCTGGTGTGGGACCACCAGCAGGGGCTATTTGGTGTGGTTCGAGCCCTCACAGGGCACACTGTTCACTAAGCCAGACAGGGGCCTGGACCTAGGAGGCAGTATGGTGGTGAAATTTGTGGATGCACTTCAGACACGTGGGTGTCTGCCATACCACATATTTTTTGACAAGGTTTTTACAAGTGTCAAATTGATGTCCATTTTAAGGAAGAAAGGAGTGAAGGCCACAGGAACTGTTCGTGAGTACAGAACTGAACGATGTCCCCTTAAAGATCCCAAAGAACTGAAGAGAATGAAGAGGGGTTCGTTTGATTACAAAGTTGATGAGAGTGAGGAGATCATCGTGTGCCGCTGGCATGATAGCAGTGTGGTCAACATCTGCTCCAACGCTGTGGGCATAGAGCCAGCAGGGCTGACCAGCCATCACTCGGGAGCAGCCAAGACGCAGGCCCAGGTTCATCAGCCATCCCTGCTGAGGCTGTACCAGGAGAAGGTCGGGGGTGTCGGCCGCATGGACCAGAACATCGCCAAGTACAAGGTGAAGATCCGGGGTATGAAGTGGTACTCGAGTTTCATTGGCTATGTTATTGACGCTGCTCTTAACAATGCATGGCAGCTGCACAGGATATGCTGCCATGATGCCCAGGTGGACCTTCTGGCCTTCCGGAGATATGTGGCCTGCGTGTACCTAGAGAGCAACGCGGATACATCATCCCAAGGGAGGCGAAGCAGGCGGCTGGAAACCGAGAGCCGCTTTGACATGATTGGGCACTGGATCATCCACCAGGACAAGAGGACCCGGTGTGCCCTGTGCCACTCACAGACCAACACCCGCTGTGAGAAGTGCCAGAAGGGCGTCCATGCCAAGTGCTTCAGGGCGTACCACATCCGGTAA
- the PGBD2 gene encoding piggyBac transposable element-derived protein 2 isoform X1, with protein MASLHSVSCHRSSLTTGRRTSSKLKSMKLLEVLNALEEEESGQSREEIFIAPPNNASGDFTDEDSGDEDGRRGTHLPGNVLHAFVVPEDSGTGEDDDDLQLQPAMKKQKAGVEPQHVWTKRDICPDFTSWTASDPHMEDLKSEELSPVGLFELFFDEGTINFIVNETNRYAWQKNVNLGLTAQELKCVLGILILSGYISYPRRRMFWETSPDSHHHLVADAIRRDRFELIFSYLHFADNNELDESDRFAKVRPLIVRMNYNFQKHAPLEEFYSFGESMCEYFGHRGSKRLPAGKPVRLGYKIWCGTTSRGYLVWFEPSQGTLFTKPDRGLDLGGSMVVKFVDALQTRGCLPYHIFFDKVFTSVKLMSILRKKGVKATGTVREYRTERCPLKDPKELKRMKRGSFDYKVDESEEIIVCRWHDSSVVNICSNAVGIEPAGLTSHHSGAAKTQAQVHQPSLLRLYQEKVGGVGRMDQNIAKYKVKIRGMKWYSSFIGYVIDAALNNAWQLHRICCHDAQVDLLAFRRYVACVYLESNADTSSQGRRSRRLETESRFDMIGHWIIHQDKRTRCALCHSQTNTRCEKCQKGVHAKCFRAYHIR; from the coding sequence ATGGCCTCTCTTCATTCTGTTTCCTGTCATCGCAGCAGCCTCACTACCGGGAGAAGAACCAGCTCAAAGCTGAAGTCCATGAAGTTGCTTGAGGTTCTGAATGCTCTGGAGGAGGAGGAGTCTGGCCAGAGTAGGGAGGAGATCTTCATTGCACCGCCCAACAATGCTTCAGGGGACTTCACTGATGAGGACTCGGGTGATGAAGATGGCCGGCGAGGAACCCACCTGCCTGGCAATGTGCTGCATGCCTTTGTTGTGCCTGAGGACTCTGGCACTGGGGAGGATGATGATGACCTGCAGCTGCAGCCAGCCATGAAGAAGCAAAAGGCAGGAGTGGAACCTCAACATGTTTGGACCAAAAGAGATATCTGCCCGGACTTCACCAGTTGGACAGCATCGGATCCTCATATGGAGGATCTCAAAAGCGAGGAACTGAGTCCTGTAGGCCTCTTTGAATTGTTTTTTGATGAAGGAACAATTAATTTTATTGTTAATGAAACCAATCGTTATGCTTGGCAGAAGAATGTCAACCTGGGTCTCACAGCTCAGGAATTGAAGTGTGTTTTGGGCATTTTGATTTTAAGTGGGTACATCTCCTATCCAAGGAGAAGGATGTTTTGGGAAACATCCCCTGATTCACATCATCATCTTGTGGCTGATGCAATTAGAAGGGACAGATTTGAACTGATCTTCTCATACCTGCATTTTGCAGATAACAATGAGCTTGATGAAAGTGATAGGTTTGCCAAGGTGAGGCCTCTCATTGTCCGCATGAACTACAATTTCCAGAAGCATGCACCCTTGGAAGAGTTCTACAGCTTTGGCGAGTCTATGTGTGAGTACTTTGGACACCGGGGGTCCAAGCGTCTGCCTGCGGGGAAACCTGTGCGGCTGGGCTACAAGATCTGGTGTGGGACCACCAGCAGGGGCTATTTGGTGTGGTTCGAGCCCTCACAGGGCACACTGTTCACTAAGCCAGACAGGGGCCTGGACCTAGGAGGCAGTATGGTGGTGAAATTTGTGGATGCACTTCAGACACGTGGGTGTCTGCCATACCACATATTTTTTGACAAGGTTTTTACAAGTGTCAAATTGATGTCCATTTTAAGGAAGAAAGGAGTGAAGGCCACAGGAACTGTTCGTGAGTACAGAACTGAACGATGTCCCCTTAAAGATCCCAAAGAACTGAAGAGAATGAAGAGGGGTTCGTTTGATTACAAAGTTGATGAGAGTGAGGAGATCATCGTGTGCCGCTGGCATGATAGCAGTGTGGTCAACATCTGCTCCAACGCTGTGGGCATAGAGCCAGCAGGGCTGACCAGCCATCACTCGGGAGCAGCCAAGACGCAGGCCCAGGTTCATCAGCCATCCCTGCTGAGGCTGTACCAGGAGAAGGTCGGGGGTGTCGGCCGCATGGACCAGAACATCGCCAAGTACAAGGTGAAGATCCGGGGTATGAAGTGGTACTCGAGTTTCATTGGCTATGTTATTGACGCTGCTCTTAACAATGCATGGCAGCTGCACAGGATATGCTGCCATGATGCCCAGGTGGACCTTCTGGCCTTCCGGAGATATGTGGCCTGCGTGTACCTAGAGAGCAACGCGGATACATCATCCCAAGGGAGGCGAAGCAGGCGGCTGGAAACCGAGAGCCGCTTTGACATGATTGGGCACTGGATCATCCACCAGGACAAGAGGACCCGGTGTGCCCTGTGCCACTCACAGACCAACACCCGCTGTGAGAAGTGCCAGAAGGGCGTCCATGCCAAGTGCTTCAGGGCGTACCACATCCGGTAA
- the LOC101269191 gene encoding LOW QUALITY PROTEIN: olfactory receptor 2T11-like (The sequence of the model RefSeq protein was modified relative to this genomic sequence to represent the inferred CDS: inserted 2 bases in 1 codon) produces MDKRNEISGADFILLDLFLDMKHIRFFIGAMLVIYTVALTLNFVLILLICVDSHLHMPMYFLLSQLALMDMMLISSTVPKVATNFFSRRRNISRVACGTQIFFFLTLGIAECILITLMSYDQYVAICNPLRYALIMSQKVCLQMAAISWAGGALTSLVHTAYTMHFPICGSREISHFLCEVMAILKLACXYEKAVIVTSIVVLLIPLSLIMFSYALIFLAILHMKSPEGRDKALATCSSHLTVVCLYYGPAMVVYMRPSSYHNPKLDQVLLVLGPILTPLLNPLIYGLRNKEVVGALRKVLS; encoded by the exons AtggataaaagaaatgaaatctcagGAGCTGATTTCATCCTCCTAGACCTTTTCCTGGATATGAAACATATCAGATTTTTTATTGGTGCTATGCTTGTGATTTACACTGTGGCTCTGACTTTGAACTTTGTCCTAATTCTCCTGATCTGTGTGGATTCTCACCTCCACATGCCCATGTACTTCCTGCTCAGCCAACTGGCTCTCATGGACATGATGTTAATCTCTAGCACAGTACCCAAGGTGGCAACCAATTTCTTCTCCAGGAGGAGAAACATATCACGAGTGGCCTGTGGGACTCAGATCTTCTTCTTCCTGACTCTAGGAATTGCTGAGTGCATCCTCATCACCCTCATGTCCTATGACCAGTATGTGGCCATCTGTAACCCTCTGAGATATGCCCTCATCATGAGCCAGAAGGTCTGTCTGCAGATGGCTGCCATCTCCTGGGCTGGGGGCGCCCTTACATCACTTGTACACACGGCCTACACCATGCATTTCCCCATCTGTGGTTCCAGAGAGATTTCCCATTTCCTCTGTGAGGTCATGGCCATTCTAAAATTGGCCTG CTATGAGAAGGCTGTGATAGTGACAAGCATTGTGGTGCTCCTCATCCCCTTGTCCCTTATCATGTTCTCTTATGCTCTCATCTTCCTTGCCATCCTCCACATGAAATCCCCAGAGGGAAGGGACAAAGCCTTAGCCACTTGCTCTTCCCACCTGACTGTAGTGTGCCTCTATTACGGCCCTGCCATGGTGGTCTACATGAGGCCTAGTTCCTATCATAATCCCAAGCTGGACCAGGTCCTCCTTGTACTTGGCCCTATTCTCACACCTTTGCTAAATCCTCTGATTTATGGTCTTAGGAACAAAGAAGTGGTGGGGGCCCTAAGGAAGGTGCTGAGTTGA